The following proteins come from a genomic window of Rhinoderma darwinii isolate aRhiDar2 unplaced genomic scaffold, aRhiDar2.hap1 Scaffold_750, whole genome shotgun sequence:
- the LOC142730502 gene encoding ATP-sensitive inward rectifier potassium channel 8-like: MLARKSIIPEEYVLARIAAENLRKPTIRDRLRKARFVAKNGACNVAHKNIREQGRFLQDVFTTLVDLKWRHTLVIFTMSFLCSWLLFAMMWWLVAFAHGDLAIRDNIMSPEPCVANVKSFTAAFLFSIEVQVTIGFGGRMMTEECPLAISLLIIQNIVGLIVNAVMLGCIFMKTAQSHRRAETLIFSRHAVITVRNGKLCLMFRVGDLRKSMIISASVRIQVVRKTVTPEGEVVPIHQIDVPVDNSIESNNIFLVAPLIICHIIDRRSPLYDVSASDLSTQDLEVIVILEGVVETTGITTQARTSYITEEILWGHRFVSVVSEEEGVYCVDYSKFGNTVKVATPRCSARELDEKPSILIQTLQKSELSHQNSLRKRNSMRRNNSMRRTNSMRRNNSGLIVPKVQFMAPEQNQSAAET, encoded by the exons ATGTTGGCCAGAAAGAGCATAATACCCGAGGAATACGTTCTGGCGAGAATCGCTGCTGAAAATCTACGGAAACCGACAATTCGTGACCGTCTGAGGAAAGCGCGTTTTGTAGCAAAGAATGGAGCGTGCAACGTGGCGCACAAGAATATCCGTGAACAAGGCCGATTCCTACAAGACGTCTTCACCACGCTGGTGGACCTGAAGTGGCGGCACACCCTCGTCATCTTCACCATGTCCTTCCTCTGCAGTTGGCTGCTGTTCGCCATGATGTGGTGGCTCGTGGCCTTTGCTCACGGGGACTTGGCCATCAGAGACAATATAATGAGCCCGGAGCCGTGCGTGGCCAACGTCAA gtccttcaccgccgCCTTCCTGTTCTCCATTGAGGTTCAGGTGACTATTGGATTTGGGGGGCGCATGATGACGGAGGAGTGCCCCCTCGCCATTTCCCTCCTCATTATACAGAACATTGTCGGTTTAATCGTCAACGCCGTCATGTTGGGCTGCATCTTCATGAAAACGGCGCAGTCCCACCGCCGGGCCGAGACCTTGATCTTCAGCCGCCACGCCGTCATCACCGTGAGGAACGGGAAACTTTGCCTCATGTTCCGGGTGGGAGACCTGCGCAAGAGCATGATCATCAGCGCCTCCGTGCGCATTCAGGTGGTCAGGAAAACGGTCACCCCCGAAGGCGAGGTCGTCCCCATCCATCAGATCGACGTCCCGGTGGACAACTCCATCGAGAGCAATAACATTTTCTTGGTGGCGCCGCTGATCATCTGCCACATCATAGACAGGAGGAGTCCCCTGTACGACGTCTCGGCCTCCGACCTGTCCACTCAGGACCTGGAGGTCATCGTCATCCTAGAGGGAGTGGTGGAGACCACCGGGATCACCACCCAGGCCCGGACCTCCTACATCACCGaggaaatcctgtggggtcaccgCTTCGTGTCCGTGGTGTCGGAGGAGGAGGGCGTCTACTGCGTGGACTATTCCAAGTTCGGTAACACGGTGAAAGTGGCGACGCCGCGCTGCAGCGCCCGGGAACTAGACGAGAAGCCGTCCATATTAATCCAGACCCTCCAGAAGAGCGAGCTGTCCCACCAGAACTCCCTGCGGAAACGCAACTCCATGCGGCGGAACAACTCCATGCGACGCACCAACTCCATGCGGCGGAACAACTCGGGACTCATCGTGCCCAAGGTCCAGTTCATGGCCCCGGAGCAGAACCAGTCAGCGGCGGAGACATGA